The sequence ACTCCCTAACAAGATCAGAAAAAGTCCATTTTTGTGACGGGAGTGGGGCGCAAAGCCTTACTACACCCAACGACTGTTGGACAAACTCTTTTTCAGCTGGTTTGACTATTGGACAGCAAAGCAGCTCATGTTTAGTCCCAACACTACCCGTCATCggccattttgttgttgttttaatgCGCTAAAccccttttggttttttggctgccattttgttatatatttcatcgtttttttttttttttttttattattatttgcagGGCTTGACTACAGCGCAAGCTAAGGCCATCTTTGAGCGCGACGGCCCCAATGCCCTGACGCCGCCGAAAACGACGCCGGAATGGGTGAAATTCTGCAAGAACCTCTTTGGCGGATTTTCCATGCTTCTCTGGGTCGGAGCCATCCTTTGCTTCGTCGCCTATTCGATCGAAGTCAGCACCGAAGAGGATGTCCTCGGCGACAACGTATGTGTCTCCTCCTTCtccatcttctcctttttattcggccatcttttttttctctcctcctcttcctcttcttcttcttttgcaacCGCCGTTTAGCTCCACTTGTTCCTCCGTCTCCCACTGGCCTCCAGTGCGCGGATGATGGATGTGACGGAACAAATTCGATGATGGCGCTCTATTTTTCCCAACTTTTTCCATCCCATCCCATccagaaataggaaaaaagtcTCGTTGTGTTGTCTCTTTCAATCGATAACAAACAAGGTCCtgtgttgtcgtcgtcgctaTGAATATTTAAGTCGGGTTGCCTAGGCGACCGGCTTTTGGGGGCCCTGGACAAATGGCTATGCGATTGACGGAAATAGTGCTGCAGCGGCTGCATTTTTAATGGCCACCAGAATCAATTGAAATGttcaataataaaacaattctccttcttttgtgtgtgcagttgTACTTGGGCATCGTTTTGACggccgtggtggtggtgacggGCGTCTTCTCCTACTACCAGGAGAGCAAGAGCAACAAGATTATGGAGTCGTTCAAGAACATGGTGCCGCAGTACGCCGTCGTGGTGCGCGAGGGTCTCAAGCAGACGATGAAGGCCGAGGAGATTTGCATCGGCGACATTGTCGAAGTTAAGTTTGGCGACCGCATTCCGGCCGACATCCGCATCATCGAGGCCCGCAGCTTCAAGGTGGACAACTCGTCGCTGACGGGCGAGTCTGAACCGCAGAGCCGCAGCAGCGAATTCACCAACGAAAATCCGCTCGAGACCAAGAACTTGGCTTTCTTCTCCACCAATGCCGTTGAAGGtgagaatcaaatcatttgaattgcccggaaggaaggaaagaaatgaatttgtgtttttattattttttgtttgattataATCAAAGGTACCGCTCGCGCCATCGTCATCAGCATCGGCGACAACACGGTGATGGGTCGCATTGCTGGTTTGACATCCGGTTTGAGCTCTGGAGAGACGCCCATCGCCCGTGAGATTGCCCATTTCATCCACTTGATTACGGGAGTGGCCGTCTTCCTCGGCGTCACTTTTTTCGTCATCGCCCTCATCCTTGGATACCAGTGGCTGGACGCCGTCATCTTTCTCATCGGCATCATCGTGGCCAACGTGCCGGAAGGTCTCCTCGCCACCGTCACCGTCTGCTTGACGCTGACGGCCAAGCGCATGGCCAGCAAGAACTGCCTGGTCAAGAACTTGGAAGCCGTCGAAACTCTTGGCTCGACGTCCACCATCTGCTCAGACAAGACGGGCACTTTGACTCAGAACCGGATGACCGTTGCCCACATGTGGTTCGACGGGCAGATTATCGAGGCCGACACTACTGAAGATCAATCCGGTATAATTTGTTTCACAATTGATTGCCAAATGGATGATGactaataaaattcaatttgtacAATTGCAGGTGCCCAGTACGACAAGACGAGCAGCGGCTGGAAGGCTCTCTCCCGCGTTGCTGGACTGTGCAGCCGCGCTGAATTCAAGCCCGGCCAGGACAACATTCCCATTTTGAAACGCGAAGTCAACGGCGATGCCTCTGAAGCCGCTCTGCTCAAGTGCATCGAGCTGGCCACTGGCGAGGCCATGGCCATCCGGGCCCGCAACAAGAAGGTGTGCGAAGTTCCGTTCAACTCAACCAACAAGTACCAGGTGTCGCTGCACGACAATGAGGACAAAAACGACGGCCGCTACTTTTTGGCCATGAAGGGAGCGCCCGAGCGTATCCTGGACGTTTGCTCGACGATCCTGCTCAACGGCGTTGAGAAGCCGCTGGACAACGAGATGAGGGACGCTTTCAACACGGCCTACATGGAGCTGGGCGGTCTGGGCGAGCGAGTCCTGGGCTTTTGCGACACTCTCCTGCCCCTGGACAAGTTCCCCAAGGGATACGCTTTCAACGCTGACGATCCCAACTTCCCGCTGAGTGGACTCCGCTTCGTCGGACTCATTTCCATGATTGATCCGCCCCGCGCTGCCGTGCCCGACGCCGTCGCCAAGTGCCGTTCCGCCGGAATTAAAGGTAAAAAACgaaactttctttctttgattccTTTCCGCATTGAGCCCATCGTTTGAcgactttcttttgttttgttttttcttgatcCTTTGAAGTCATCATGGTGACTGGTGACCACCCCATCACTGCCAAAGCCATCGCCAAATCCGTCGGCATTATCTCTGAGGGTAACGAAACGGTCGAGGACATGGCCCAGCGGCTCAACATCCCCGTCGAGGAAGTGGACAAGCGTCTGGCCAAGGCGGCCGTCGTTCACGGCGGTGAGCTCCGAGACATGGACAGCGACGACTTGGACGACGTTCTACGCAACCACACTGAAATTGTCTTTGCCCGCACGTCGCCCCAGCAGAAGCTCATCATCGTCGAGGGTTGCCAGCGGCTGGGCGCCATCGTGGCCGTCACTGGTGACGGTGTCAACGATTCGCCCGCTCTCAAGAAGGCCGACATTGGTACGTGCTGCTGCCGCTCAATGGGGGGGAAAACGACACgatcgattttcttcttcttcttcttgtttggttGACATTTTCCTTATTTGACTTTGCTccttgtgtctgtgtgtaggtgtTGCCATGGGTATCGCCGGCTCTGACGTCTCGAAACAGGCGGCCGACATGATTTTGTTGGACGACAACTTTGCCTCGATCGTGACGGGCGTTGAGGAGGGCCGTCTCATCTTTGACAATTTGAAGAAATCCATCGCCTACACGCTGACTTCCAACATCCCCGAGATCTCGCCCTTTTTGCTCTTCATCTGCTGCGACATCCCCCTGCCGCTGGGCACCGTCACCATCTTGTGCATCGATTTGGGTACCGACATGGTAAGACTTGATCTTTTTTACTTCCCGTCTGCTATACTGGTTTCTAAGATAACCTCTCAATCAAACACCAATGCCCTCCAGCTAGGCTATTTCCATTTTATCTCTTgaaccaaatttaaaaatttaaaaataacgaaacTCAAAATtttgcgggaaatttgaaaaatgaaaatgaaaatccaaAAAACCCGAAAATATTTGCCATCGACCTCCGATTAGGTTCCGGCCATTTCTTTGGCTTACGAATCGGCCGAGAATGACATCATGAAGCGGCCACCCCGTTGTCCCAAGAAGGATAAATTAGTCAATGAAAGGTATTGACATCAGTGATTGCGGGAAAGGTTTTGAAAGGTTTGCTTTGATCTCTTGGTGGGGATGGCGATTGTGCGAGTGAGATTAAGAGTTGtaattacaaaacaaaaacaaacaaaaaatccccCAATCTACTGGGAAATTAATCATTTAACGAAATAACATTcccagcgtgtgtgtgtgtgtgttttacgTGTTGTGTACGCGcgcgtgagagagagagaaagtgttGGGATGGATGGCTGTGTGCAAAGCAATTAGGAAAGAAATGATGCAGAAGGAGAAAACCACAGGTCAGGTCAGTGTGTTGGTGCATGGCTCCGCCCTCTTGTCCTCCCCCCATTGGCGATGTTAATCCGCAGCGCGATATCTGTTCCCTCCCCCTTCTTGGATGTCCACAATATCAATGGTTGGCAACGAGTGCAGCAGACACAACAGCAGCTcggcaaaaagagaaaagaaaaaatcacgaaCGGACACGCCGGGGgcgcttccttttttttctttatttgtgcACTGTGGCCGGATCACACACACTTAATATTGGATGTCGTTGTGGCCTGATTGGTGCCTCCCACATTCTCACCCCCCACCCACCCCTCTTTCCACCACTCGTTTGATGGATCGTCGCCAACTGGAACGTATCAGAAACGGACCAAacttcccccccaaaaaaggataGGAAACAAAATCAcggatgatttttttctttttttggtgtgtCATGTCTGTTCATGTGTTAATTTGCACGGCCGCTGCCGCTCAGTGTCACCGCTCTCCGTGTTTCcccaataatttaatttaatttaattttttttacaatctcggaaagaaaaagaaaaaaaacgttttatgatttctttttgggttttttattttattccgaaattcttttcattctttctccctttttgaTCGTTCCCAATCCGTTGAGCTCtcatagaaaagaaagatgtaatattgttgtcttttttttagttcggGCAATCCGTTCGATTCCCTCCTCTTGCAGTTGAATCAGACGAAGCATGTCATTCTACTCAATGTATCTTCTATACGTTCAAGAAAAAAGTAGACTGGGATTATTAACAAGCGAATGGGAGCGCTGGATCAGCTTTGATTTCTTTCCGGGGCCAAATCATATATTTCGAGGATCCCTATATACATATATCttattttatataatatatatacatataaataATTGCATTTTGCCGGTCCGGTTGATTGTGTTTCTCTAAATATATATCCCcaaatcttcttctctctttttcaccctctctctctttctctctttttcatttgttattaattatgatttgtttttttgttttgtttttttatattttgacaTTTCTGTCCGTCCTCTTGTGTGCGCGTCTGTGTGAATATTGTGCCACACCCGGttcttttcttggttttttgATCCGTCAACCCGCAACAcacatccaccaccaccaactacCAGGTCCCAGCTATTTCCCTAGCCTACGAGGAGGCCGAATCGGATATCATGAAACGTCGGCCGAGAAATCCATTCACCGACAAACTGGTGAACGAAAGGTAAGACACCCAACAGCcaccaaacaaaattcaaaacacacaaacaaaattggAAAGTCTCTTCTCCCCCCGCCAACCACATCGCGAAACcgggaaaaccaaattttatgatttttatcatcaattcttcttcttcttctttgatctgattctttctttcctaTCCCCCTTTTCTCTTCCTTATTACTACATCTCAGTGTGTCTGCTGTTGATATTTCCTCAGATATTATTAGTTTACATTAGTTTTTTGGCATgtttgtgtgcgtgtgtgtgtgtgtggggctgGTGTTATAGTTGATCAGaaagttttccatttttattcttacgTTCCACATCCGCTTTTGTCGTTCGCTTTGGGcagacaatttttaaaaacaaaaccaaaaattagaaaacaaaaacagcacggacaattttttgaatcgaACATTTTCCCGCCAAAGGTAAGTGTGAATTCccctttaaagaaaaaaaaaatccacacCCGTTAGTTGACGTCGAGTTTTGCACACGGTAGAATTGGAAAACGCGGGGCCGTTTGTGGGGGTTTGGGGTGTGATTGGTAGTTGAATCCCCCGTACAGATTTTTGTCAAAGAGACGAGTCGAAATGAAGTTTGCTAGTGTTACACTTagcttttttgtttgagaGAGATGATGACGGACAATGAGAATTGTATCTCGGTGTCCTGTGCTCCCGTACACTTAGGTGCCTGCCATC comes from Daphnia pulicaria isolate SC F1-1A chromosome 11, SC_F0-13Bv2, whole genome shotgun sequence and encodes:
- the LOC124315125 gene encoding sodium/potassium-transporting ATPase subunit alpha-B-like isoform X5 — protein: MASKGRMEDYRRKDAAPGKKGPKKGKDMNELKQELDIDDHKIPIEELYQRLGTNPETGLTTAQAKAIFERDGPNALTPPKTTPEWVKFCKNLFGGFSMLLWVGAILCFVAYSIEVSTEEDVLGDNLYLGIVLTAVVVVTGVFSYYQESKSNKIMESFKNMVPQYAVVVREGLKQTMKAEEICIGDIVEVKFGDRIPADIRIIEARSFKVDNSSLTGESEPQSRSSEFTNENPLETKNLAFFSTNAVEGTARAIVISIGDNTVMGRIAGLTSGLSSGETPIAREIAHFIHLITGVAVFLGVTFFVIALILGYQWLDAVIFLIGIIVANVPEGLLATVTVCLTLTAKRMASKNCLVKNLEAVETLGSTSTICSDKTGTLTQNRMTVAHMWFDGQIIEADTTEDQSGAQYDKTSSGWKALSRVAGLCSRAEFKPGQDNIPILKREVNGDASEAALLKCIELATGEAMAIRARNKKVCEVPFNSTNKYQVSLHDNEDKNDGRYFLAMKGAPERILDVCSTILLNGVEKPLDNEMRDAFNTAYMELGGLGERVLGFCDTLLPLDKFPKGYAFNADDPNFPLSGLRFVGLISMIDPPRAAVPDAVAKCRSAGIKVIMVTGDHPITAKAIAKSVGIISEGNETVEDMAQRLNIPVEEVDKRLAKAAVVHGGELRDMDSDDLDDVLRNHTEIVFARTSPQQKLIIVEGCQRLGAIVAVTGDGVNDSPALKKADIGVAMGIAGSDVSKQAADMILLDDNFASIVTGVEEGRLIFDNLKKSIAYTLTSNIPEISPFLLFICCDIPLPLGTVTILCIDLGTDMVPAISLAYEEAESDIMKRRPRNPFTDKLVNERLISMAYGQVGMIQASAGFFVYFVIMAENGFRPDLLFGIRKNWDSRAVNDLQDSYGQEWTYDARKQLEYTCHTAFFVSIVVVQWADLIICKTRRNSIVHQGMRNHVLNFGLLFETAMAAFLSYTPGMDKGLRMYPLKINWWLPAIPFSILIFVYDECRKFILRRNPGGWVERETYY
- the LOC124315125 gene encoding sodium/potassium-transporting ATPase subunit alpha-B-like isoform X1, producing MASKGRMEDYGRADSYRTATTATLPDDCLRADGAAKYRRKDAAPGKKGPKKGKDMNELKQELDIDDHKIPIEELYQRLGTNPETGLTTAQAKAIFERDGPNALTPPKTTPEWVKFCKNLFGGFSMLLWVGAILCFVAYSIEVSTEEDVLGDNLYLGIVLTAVVVVTGVFSYYQESKSNKIMESFKNMVPQYAVVVREGLKQTMKAEEICIGDIVEVKFGDRIPADIRIIEARSFKVDNSSLTGESEPQSRSSEFTNENPLETKNLAFFSTNAVEGTARAIVISIGDNTVMGRIAGLTSGLSSGETPIAREIAHFIHLITGVAVFLGVTFFVIALILGYQWLDAVIFLIGIIVANVPEGLLATVTVCLTLTAKRMASKNCLVKNLEAVETLGSTSTICSDKTGTLTQNRMTVAHMWFDGQIIEADTTEDQSGAQYDKTSSGWKALSRVAGLCSRAEFKPGQDNIPILKREVNGDASEAALLKCIELATGEAMAIRARNKKVCEVPFNSTNKYQVSLHDNEDKNDGRYFLAMKGAPERILDVCSTILLNGVEKPLDNEMRDAFNTAYMELGGLGERVLGFCDTLLPLDKFPKGYAFNADDPNFPLSGLRFVGLISMIDPPRAAVPDAVAKCRSAGIKVIMVTGDHPITAKAIAKSVGIISEGNETVEDMAQRLNIPVEEVDKRLAKAAVVHGGELRDMDSDDLDDVLRNHTEIVFARTSPQQKLIIVEGCQRLGAIVAVTGDGVNDSPALKKADIGVAMGIAGSDVSKQAADMILLDDNFASIVTGVEEGRLIFDNLKKSIAYTLTSNIPEISPFLLFICCDIPLPLGTVTILCIDLGTDMVPAISLAYEEAESDIMKRRPRNPFTDKLVNERLISMAYGQVGMIQASAGFFVYFVIMAENGFRPDLLFGIRKNWDSRAVNDLQDSYGQEWTYDARKQLEYTCHTAFFVSIVVVQWADLIICKTRRNSIVHQGMRNHVLNFGLLFETAMAAFLSYTPGMDKGLRMYPLKINWWLPAIPFSILIFVYDECRKFILRRNPGGWVERETYY
- the LOC124315125 gene encoding sodium/potassium-transporting ATPase subunit alpha-B-like isoform X4 gives rise to the protein MAEYGRADSYRTATTATLPDDCLRADGAAKYRRKDAAPGKKGPKKGKDMNELKQELDIDDHKIPIEELYQRLGTNPETGLTTAQAKAIFERDGPNALTPPKTTPEWVKFCKNLFGGFSMLLWVGAILCFVAYSIEVSTEEDVLGDNLYLGIVLTAVVVVTGVFSYYQESKSNKIMESFKNMVPQYAVVVREGLKQTMKAEEICIGDIVEVKFGDRIPADIRIIEARSFKVDNSSLTGESEPQSRSSEFTNENPLETKNLAFFSTNAVEGTARAIVISIGDNTVMGRIAGLTSGLSSGETPIAREIAHFIHLITGVAVFLGVTFFVIALILGYQWLDAVIFLIGIIVANVPEGLLATVTVCLTLTAKRMASKNCLVKNLEAVETLGSTSTICSDKTGTLTQNRMTVAHMWFDGQIIEADTTEDQSGAQYDKTSSGWKALSRVAGLCSRAEFKPGQDNIPILKREVNGDASEAALLKCIELATGEAMAIRARNKKVCEVPFNSTNKYQVSLHDNEDKNDGRYFLAMKGAPERILDVCSTILLNGVEKPLDNEMRDAFNTAYMELGGLGERVLGFCDTLLPLDKFPKGYAFNADDPNFPLSGLRFVGLISMIDPPRAAVPDAVAKCRSAGIKVIMVTGDHPITAKAIAKSVGIISEGNETVEDMAQRLNIPVEEVDKRLAKAAVVHGGELRDMDSDDLDDVLRNHTEIVFARTSPQQKLIIVEGCQRLGAIVAVTGDGVNDSPALKKADIGVAMGIAGSDVSKQAADMILLDDNFASIVTGVEEGRLIFDNLKKSIAYTLTSNIPEISPFLLFICCDIPLPLGTVTILCIDLGTDMVPAISLAYEEAESDIMKRRPRNPFTDKLVNERLISMAYGQVGMIQASAGFFVYFVIMAENGFRPDLLFGIRKNWDSRAVNDLQDSYGQEWTYDARKQLEYTCHTAFFVSIVVVQWADLIICKTRRNSIVHQGMRNHVLNFGLLFETAMAAFLSYTPGMDKGLRMYPLKINWWLPAIPFSILIFVYDECRKFILRRNPGGWVERETYY
- the LOC124315125 gene encoding sodium/potassium-transporting ATPase subunit alpha-B-like isoform X6 yields the protein MAEYRRKDAAPGKKGPKKGKDMNELKQELDIDDHKIPIEELYQRLGTNPETGLTTAQAKAIFERDGPNALTPPKTTPEWVKFCKNLFGGFSMLLWVGAILCFVAYSIEVSTEEDVLGDNLYLGIVLTAVVVVTGVFSYYQESKSNKIMESFKNMVPQYAVVVREGLKQTMKAEEICIGDIVEVKFGDRIPADIRIIEARSFKVDNSSLTGESEPQSRSSEFTNENPLETKNLAFFSTNAVEGTARAIVISIGDNTVMGRIAGLTSGLSSGETPIAREIAHFIHLITGVAVFLGVTFFVIALILGYQWLDAVIFLIGIIVANVPEGLLATVTVCLTLTAKRMASKNCLVKNLEAVETLGSTSTICSDKTGTLTQNRMTVAHMWFDGQIIEADTTEDQSGAQYDKTSSGWKALSRVAGLCSRAEFKPGQDNIPILKREVNGDASEAALLKCIELATGEAMAIRARNKKVCEVPFNSTNKYQVSLHDNEDKNDGRYFLAMKGAPERILDVCSTILLNGVEKPLDNEMRDAFNTAYMELGGLGERVLGFCDTLLPLDKFPKGYAFNADDPNFPLSGLRFVGLISMIDPPRAAVPDAVAKCRSAGIKVIMVTGDHPITAKAIAKSVGIISEGNETVEDMAQRLNIPVEEVDKRLAKAAVVHGGELRDMDSDDLDDVLRNHTEIVFARTSPQQKLIIVEGCQRLGAIVAVTGDGVNDSPALKKADIGVAMGIAGSDVSKQAADMILLDDNFASIVTGVEEGRLIFDNLKKSIAYTLTSNIPEISPFLLFICCDIPLPLGTVTILCIDLGTDMVPAISLAYEEAESDIMKRRPRNPFTDKLVNERLISMAYGQVGMIQASAGFFVYFVIMAENGFRPDLLFGIRKNWDSRAVNDLQDSYGQEWTYDARKQLEYTCHTAFFVSIVVVQWADLIICKTRRNSIVHQGMRNHVLNFGLLFETAMAAFLSYTPGMDKGLRMYPLKINWWLPAIPFSILIFVYDECRKFILRRNPGGWVERETYY
- the LOC124315125 gene encoding sodium/potassium-transporting ATPase subunit alpha-B-like isoform X2, coding for MASKGRMEDYGRADSYRTATTATLPDDCLRADGAAKYRRKDAAPGKKGPKKGKDMNELKQELDIDDHKIPIEELYQRLGTNPETGLTTAQAKAIFERDGPNALTPPKTTPEWVKFCKNLFGGFSMLLWVGAILCFVAYSIEVSTEEDVLGDNLYLGIVLTAVVVVTGVFSYYQESKSNKIMESFKNMVPQYAVVVREGLKQTMKAEEICIGDIVEVKFGDRIPADIRIIEARSFKVDNSSLTGESEPQSRSSEFTNENPLETKNLAFFSTNAVEGTARAIVISIGDNTVMGRIAGLTSGLSSGETPIAREIAHFIHLITGVAVFLGVTFFVIALILGYQWLDAVIFLIGIIVANVPEGLLATVTVCLTLTAKRMASKNCLVKNLEAVETLGSTSTICSDKTGTLTQNRMTVAHMWFDGQIIEADTTEDQSGAQYDKTSSGWKALSRVAGLCSRAEFKPGQDNIPILKREVNGDASEAALLKCIELATGEAMAIRARNKKVCEVPFNSTNKYQVSLHDNEDKNDGRYFLAMKGAPERILDVCSTILLNGVEKPLDNEMRDAFNTAYMELGGLGERVLGFCDTLLPLDKFPKGYAFNADDPNFPLSGLRFVGLISMIDPPRAAVPDAVAKCRSAGIKVIMVTGDHPITAKAIAKSVGIISEGNETVEDMAQRLNIPVEEVDKRLAKAAVVHGGELRDMDSDDLDDVLRNHTEIVFARTSPQQKLIIVEGCQRLGAIVAVTGDGVNDSPALKKADIGVAMGIAGSDVSKQAADMILLDDNFASIVTGVEEGRLIFDNLKKSIAYTLTSNIPEISPFLLFICCDIPLPLGTVTILCIDLGTDMVPAISLAYESAENDIMKRPPRCPKKDKLVNERLISMAYGQVGMIQASAGFFVYFVIMAENGFRPDLLFGIRKNWDSRAVNDLQDSYGQEWTYDARKQLEYTCHTAFFVSIVVVQWADLIICKTRRNSIVHQGMRNHVLNFGLLFETAMAAFLSYTPGMDKGLRMYPLKINWWLPAIPFSILIFVYDECRKFILRRNPGGWVERETYY
- the LOC124315125 gene encoding sodium/potassium-transporting ATPase subunit alpha-B-like isoform X3; protein product: MASKGRMEDYGRADSYRTATTATLPDDCLRADGAAKYRRKDAAPGKKGPKKGKDMNELKQELDIDDHKIPIEELYQRLGTNPETGLTTAQAKAIFERDGPNALTPPKTTPEWVKFCKNLFGGFSMLLWVGAILCFVAYSIEVSTEEDVLGDNLYLGIVLTAVVVVTGVFSYYQESKSNKIMESFKNMVPQYAVVVREGLKQTMKAEEICIGDIVEVKFGDRIPADIRIIEARSFKVDNSSLTGESEPQSRSSEFTNENPLETKNLAFFSTNAVEGTARAIVISIGDNTVMGRIAGLTSGLSSGETPIAREIAHFIHLITGVAVFLGVTFFVIALILGYQWLDAVIFLIGIIVANVPEGLLATVTVCLTLTAKRMASKNCLVKNLEAVETLGSTSTICSDKTGTLTQNRMTVAHMWFDGQIIEADTTEDQSGAQYDKTSSGWKALSRVAGLCSRAEFKPGQDNIPILKREVNGDASEAALLKCIELATGEAMAIRARNKKVCEVPFNSTNKYQVSLHDNEDKNDGRYFLAMKGAPERILDVCSTILLNGVEKPLDNEMRDAFNTAYMELGGLGERVLGFCDTLLPLDKFPKGYAFNADDPNFPLSGLRFVGLISMIDPPRAAVPDAVAKCRSAGIKVIMVTGDHPITAKAIAKSVGIISEGNETVEDMAQRLNIPVEEVDKRLAKAAVVHGGELRDMDSDDLDDVLRNHTEIVFARTSPQQKLIIVEGCQRLGAIVAVTGDGVNDSPALKKADIGVAMGIAGSDVSKQAADMILLDDNFASIVTGVEEGRLIFDNLKKSIAYTLTSNIPEISPFLLFICCDIPLPLGTVTILCIDLGTDMVPAISLAYEAAESDIMKRQPRNPFTDKLVNYRLISMAYGQVGMIQASAGFFVYFVIMAENGFRPDLLFGIRKNWDSRAVNDLQDSYGQEWTYDARKQLEYTCHTAFFVSIVVVQWADLIICKTRRNSIVHQGMRNHVLNFGLLFETAMAAFLSYTPGMDKGLRMYPLKINWWLPAIPFSILIFVYDECRKFILRRNPGGWVERETYY